Proteins encoded within one genomic window of Paraglaciecola psychrophila 170:
- a CDS encoding PHP domain-containing protein: MKIDLHSHTHYSDGHLSPKELIDRAHNMQVDVLAITDHDTVDGIQEAMDYQSEQKRSMQIMPGVEISTAWHNFDIHILGLNVDHNDAQFLARLDQQSKERDRRAQQMSDKLAKVGIENVFEQAKILAGKGQITRAHFARVLVERRVVKDFDAVFKKYLGKGKKAHVKPQWIEMAEAITWIQDAGGKAVLAHPGHYDMTTKWLKRLVEEFANAGGNGMEVIHSHLTPERKKLLADIAAEHNLQASSGSDFHYPNRWTELGKNLSLPVQLVPIWHDWSLVG, translated from the coding sequence ATGAAAATCGATTTGCATAGCCATACACATTACTCTGATGGGCACCTCTCTCCAAAAGAGTTGATTGATCGTGCCCACAACATGCAAGTCGATGTTTTAGCGATCACAGACCATGACACAGTTGATGGTATTCAAGAGGCAATGGATTATCAGTCTGAGCAAAAGCGCTCGATGCAAATCATGCCTGGTGTGGAAATATCTACTGCTTGGCATAATTTCGATATCCATATTCTGGGTTTAAATGTTGATCATAATGATGCTCAATTTTTAGCTCGCTTAGATCAACAAAGTAAAGAACGGGATCGACGCGCTCAACAAATGTCTGACAAGTTAGCTAAAGTCGGTATCGAAAATGTGTTCGAACAAGCAAAAATATTGGCAGGAAAAGGGCAAATTACGCGTGCTCATTTTGCTAGAGTATTGGTTGAACGCCGAGTGGTGAAAGACTTTGACGCAGTATTTAAAAAATATTTGGGTAAAGGTAAAAAAGCCCATGTTAAACCACAGTGGATTGAAATGGCAGAAGCAATTACTTGGATACAGGATGCTGGTGGTAAGGCGGTATTAGCTCATCCCGGACATTATGATATGACCACAAAATGGTTGAAACGTTTGGTTGAAGAATTCGCTAATGCTGGTGGAAACGGCATGGAAGTGATTCATTCTCACCTTACTCCAGAGCGTAAAAAACTGTTAGCGGATATAGCTGCAGAGCATAATTTACAAGCATCCAGTGGTTCCGATTTCCATTATCCTAATCGCTGGACCGAATTAGGCAAAAACCTTTCGCTTCCCGTCCAGCTTGTGCCAATATGGCATGATTGGTCCCTTGTTGGTTAA
- the trpCF gene encoding bifunctional indole-3-glycerol-phosphate synthase TrpC/phosphoribosylanthranilate isomerase TrpF, translated as MANVLEQIVLDKKQEIAQRKIDLPLASFIDSLILSDRSFYDALAQPNAGFVLECKKASPSKGLIRKNFDLDEVIKAYSPYAACISVLTDEKYFQGKFEYLEYIRSRVTQPVINKDFFVEPYQVHLARYHNADAVLLMLSVLDDEQYKELSNIAEQYQLDVLTEVSNEEEVLRACALKAKVIGINNRDLRDLSTDLATTERLVPLVKQHAKHEHVIISESGIYSHQDVRRLAPLVDAFLVGSSLMGEKDIELAAKQLVYGKVKICGTTSLSGAKLVKDSPASFAGLIFAEKSKRFVTLEQAKQITYAVPFSYVGVFVNAPIEQVVSYAKELELAAVQLHGQENQTYIDSLKNKLPVECQIWLAKGVRDTIPTLDENGVDYFLLDCQVGEQSGGTGQTFSWQLLDEITDKSNIVLAGGITPNNVKQAANLQVAMLDLNSGVESAPGVKQQQKINQAFSQLREY; from the coding sequence ATGGCCAATGTATTAGAACAAATCGTCCTAGACAAAAAACAAGAAATCGCACAACGTAAAATTGATTTACCGTTAGCAAGTTTTATCGATAGCTTAATCCTTTCAGACAGAAGTTTTTATGACGCATTGGCGCAGCCTAATGCTGGCTTTGTTTTAGAGTGTAAAAAAGCATCTCCTTCTAAAGGGTTAATCCGTAAAAACTTCGACTTAGACGAAGTGATCAAAGCTTATAGCCCATATGCTGCCTGTATATCCGTGTTAACCGATGAAAAATACTTTCAAGGTAAGTTTGAATACCTAGAATATATTCGCAGTCGAGTGACCCAGCCTGTTATTAATAAAGACTTTTTTGTTGAGCCTTATCAAGTCCACTTAGCTCGATATCATAATGCCGATGCGGTTCTTCTTATGTTGTCTGTACTTGACGATGAGCAATATAAAGAGTTATCAAATATTGCAGAGCAATACCAACTTGACGTATTGACCGAAGTCAGTAACGAAGAAGAAGTATTGAGAGCCTGCGCACTAAAAGCCAAAGTCATCGGCATTAACAACCGCGACCTTCGAGACCTGAGTACAGACCTAGCTACGACTGAGCGCTTGGTTCCACTTGTAAAACAACATGCTAAACATGAACATGTGATCATCTCTGAATCGGGTATTTATAGCCATCAAGACGTTCGCAGATTAGCGCCGCTGGTTGATGCGTTTTTAGTAGGCAGTTCATTAATGGGCGAAAAGGATATTGAATTAGCCGCAAAACAATTGGTATACGGAAAAGTAAAGATTTGTGGCACAACCAGTTTAAGCGGAGCTAAGCTAGTCAAGGACAGCCCTGCTAGTTTTGCAGGTTTGATTTTTGCCGAAAAATCCAAACGTTTTGTGACTTTAGAGCAAGCCAAACAAATCACATATGCCGTGCCATTTAGCTATGTCGGCGTGTTTGTTAACGCCCCAATTGAACAAGTGGTGAGTTATGCAAAAGAACTGGAGTTAGCAGCGGTTCAGTTGCACGGTCAAGAAAACCAAACTTATATCGACAGTCTTAAAAACAAGCTGCCAGTTGAATGCCAAATTTGGTTAGCTAAAGGCGTGAGAGATACGATACCCACTTTAGATGAAAATGGCGTTGACTACTTTCTCTTAGATTGCCAAGTAGGTGAACAGTCAGGTGGCACAGGCCAGACTTTTAGTTGGCAATTGTTAGATGAGATAACCGACAAGTCCAACATTGTTCTTGCTGGTGGCATCACCCCAAACAATGTTAAGCAGGCAGCTAATTTACAGGTCGCCATGCTCGACTTAAATTCTGGTGTTGAAAGTGCGCCAGGTGTTAAGCAACAACAAAAAATTAATCAGGCTTTTAGCCAGCTTAGAGAGTATTAA
- the scpB gene encoding SMC-Scp complex subunit ScpB, whose protein sequence is MAKISRAQLKQLVEAAIFVADEPLSQEQIQLTVLDGLAVSKTMLKETLVELNLEYQARGIQLVEVASGYRFQSMDSLSPWLSKLWQEQAPRYSRAMLEILSLIAYRQPITRGEIEDVRGVSVSSQIMKTLSERGWVKVIGHKEVPGRPSLYATTKTFLDYFSLKSLSDLPSSDDFLVSEEINNELNILSSESDNRLTEDNFPHKSEARANIEANIKPNDADEPEQLH, encoded by the coding sequence ATGGCCAAAATTTCTCGAGCTCAACTGAAACAATTAGTTGAAGCCGCTATTTTTGTAGCTGATGAGCCGCTCAGCCAAGAACAAATACAATTAACGGTATTAGACGGATTGGCCGTCAGTAAAACCATGCTCAAAGAGACCTTGGTAGAGTTAAATCTCGAATACCAAGCCAGAGGCATACAACTGGTCGAGGTAGCCTCGGGTTATCGTTTTCAATCTATGGATAGTTTGAGCCCTTGGCTCAGTAAGCTGTGGCAAGAACAAGCACCTCGGTACTCACGGGCAATGCTTGAAATCCTTTCTTTAATTGCCTACAGGCAACCTATTACCCGCGGTGAAATTGAAGATGTGCGTGGTGTGTCTGTCAGTAGTCAAATTATGAAAACCCTGAGCGAAAGAGGCTGGGTAAAAGTCATAGGACATAAAGAGGTGCCTGGTAGACCATCCTTATATGCAACCACTAAAACATTTCTTGATTATTTTTCTCTCAAAAGTTTGAGTGATTTACCCAGCAGTGATGATTTTTTGGTATCTGAAGAAATAAACAACGAACTTAATATCCTATCGAGTGAGTCTGATAACAGACTGACCGAGGATAACTTCCCACATAAATCTGAAGCTAGAGCTAATATTGAAGCTAATATTAAACCTAACGATGCAGATGAACCAGAGCAATTACATTAA
- a CDS encoding segregation and condensation protein A, whose product MSADNSSFSATKIANDPVQQPLPLAFVNGEALIEKPEDLYIPPDALELILEAFEGPLDLLLYLIRKQKFDIVNLPVYQVTQQYMEYVELMKDIKLELAAEYLLMAAILAEVKSRMLLPKRPDAEDDEDDPRAELIRRLKEYELIKNAAHELDNIPRQERDVFPAHAQTSDWVAPIRVLPSVSLQEIVLGFQSAMQRAQAFEHHHIEKETLSTRERMSMILQKISAEHFTGFDELFLASEGKAGVVVTFLAILELAKESLIELVQAQPYANIHIRVATGISSEITPEITPEGSQGVQS is encoded by the coding sequence ATGTCTGCGGATAACTCCTCTTTTTCAGCAACAAAGATAGCGAATGACCCCGTGCAGCAGCCGTTGCCACTGGCGTTTGTTAATGGCGAAGCTTTAATCGAAAAACCTGAAGATTTGTATATTCCCCCTGACGCTCTTGAACTTATTTTAGAGGCTTTTGAAGGCCCACTGGATTTATTGTTATACCTAATTCGAAAACAAAAATTCGATATCGTTAATTTACCTGTGTACCAAGTCACCCAGCAATACATGGAATATGTAGAGTTGATGAAAGATATTAAGCTGGAATTGGCCGCAGAATATTTGTTGATGGCGGCTATTTTAGCCGAGGTGAAATCTAGAATGTTACTGCCTAAAAGGCCTGACGCCGAAGATGATGAAGATGACCCTCGCGCTGAACTAATCCGTCGTTTAAAAGAATATGAATTGATCAAAAATGCGGCTCATGAATTAGACAATATCCCTCGCCAAGAGCGTGATGTATTTCCAGCACATGCACAAACCTCTGACTGGGTAGCACCGATCCGTGTTTTACCTAGCGTTAGTTTGCAAGAAATAGTACTAGGGTTTCAATCGGCCATGCAAAGAGCACAAGCCTTTGAGCACCACCATATTGAAAAAGAGACACTGTCGACTCGTGAGCGTATGAGCATGATTTTACAGAAAATTTCTGCTGAACATTTCACTGGCTTTGACGAGTTGTTTCTAGCCAGCGAGGGCAAAGCAGGCGTGGTGGTAACCTTTTTAGCGATTTTAGAGTTGGCCAAAGAAAGTTTAATTGAGCTGGTGCAAGCTCAACCTTACGCTAATATTCATATACGAGTTGCAACTGGCATTTCATCTGAAATTACACCTGAAATCACACCTGAAGGTTCACAAGGAGTGCAATCCTAA
- a CDS encoding anthranilate synthase component 1: MSLAQLTEQFGKVETLLVAADYVADPLHAYQYLCQGRSNNLLLESAEIDSKDNLKSLLLVDAAIKLECHGLTVYCRALSDNGHAVLPMFDEYCPVGVTHQYDPDQGLVTLTFPAPDTELDEDSRLKAPAVFDALRLITNKITAIRQHPHAVFLGGVLAYDLLASFETLPVVEDSANSCPDFVFYLAETLVIIDHQTKQSEIIGSVFSGKNVANNYFSVSQRLEQVKHKLGTIKPLTDSLKTAITDDHLEVNKSDQEYIDDVIGLKENILAGDIFQVVPSRTFSLPCPHPHDAYRALKQQNPSPYMFFLQDDEFCMFGASPESALKYTKQTNQVEIYPIAGTRPRGKRADGSIDLDLDSRLELNLQEDQKERAEHIMLVDLARNDVAKVCKPGTRYVTDLLKVDRYSHVMHLVSRVVGQLRDDLDALNAYQACMNMGTLVGAPKVSAATLIRQVEKQRRGSYGGAVGYINSQGDMDTCIVIRSAFVKNDTAYIQAGAGVVFDSDPQSEADETRGKAQAVIGAIISSSQTPIPQTKGAL; the protein is encoded by the coding sequence ATGAGTTTAGCCCAGTTAACAGAGCAGTTTGGCAAAGTAGAAACGTTATTAGTAGCAGCAGATTATGTAGCCGATCCTTTGCATGCTTATCAGTATTTATGCCAAGGTCGTAGTAATAACCTGTTATTAGAGTCAGCAGAAATCGATAGCAAAGATAATCTTAAAAGTTTGTTATTGGTCGATGCAGCAATTAAATTAGAGTGTCATGGTTTAACGGTTTATTGCCGTGCATTATCAGACAACGGCCATGCTGTGTTACCTATGTTTGATGAATATTGTCCAGTTGGCGTTACCCATCAATATGACCCAGACCAAGGTTTAGTGACTCTGACCTTTCCAGCACCAGATACAGAGCTTGATGAAGACAGTCGCTTGAAAGCCCCAGCGGTGTTTGATGCATTGCGACTGATAACCAATAAAATCACCGCTATCCGCCAACACCCCCATGCCGTATTTCTTGGAGGTGTATTGGCCTATGATTTATTGGCCAGCTTTGAAACACTGCCAGTCGTTGAAGACAGTGCCAACAGCTGCCCAGATTTTGTGTTTTATCTAGCAGAAACATTGGTGATAATTGATCACCAAACCAAACAAAGTGAAATTATTGGCAGTGTGTTCAGCGGTAAGAATGTAGCGAATAATTATTTTTCTGTGAGTCAACGCTTAGAGCAAGTCAAACACAAACTAGGCACCATTAAACCATTAACTGACTCTCTCAAAACAGCGATAACTGATGACCATCTTGAAGTTAATAAATCAGATCAAGAATACATAGATGATGTGATTGGGCTCAAAGAAAACATTCTAGCAGGTGATATTTTTCAAGTGGTGCCCTCGCGTACATTTAGCTTACCCTGCCCCCATCCTCACGATGCTTACCGCGCCTTAAAACAGCAAAACCCCAGTCCTTATATGTTTTTCCTGCAGGACGACGAGTTTTGTATGTTTGGCGCATCGCCTGAGTCGGCCTTAAAGTACACCAAACAAACTAATCAAGTGGAAATTTATCCCATAGCCGGCACTCGCCCAAGAGGTAAAAGGGCAGACGGTAGCATTGACTTAGACTTAGACTCCCGTTTAGAACTCAACCTACAAGAAGATCAAAAAGAGCGGGCCGAGCATATTATGTTGGTCGATTTAGCTCGTAACGACGTAGCTAAAGTATGTAAACCAGGAACGCGATATGTCACTGACTTACTCAAGGTTGACCGCTATTCCCATGTGATGCATTTAGTGTCTCGAGTAGTTGGGCAATTGCGCGATGATTTAGATGCACTTAATGCATACCAAGCTTGTATGAATATGGGCACCTTGGTTGGTGCACCTAAAGTCAGTGCAGCGACACTAATTCGCCAGGTAGAAAAACAGCGTCGTGGCAGTTATGGCGGAGCAGTCGGTTATATCAACAGCCAAGGTGACATGGATACGTGTATTGTTATTCGTTCAGCATTTGTAAAAAACGATACGGCTTATATTCAAGCAGGTGCAGGGGTTGTGTTTGACTCTGACCCGCAATCAGAGGCTGATGAAACTCGTGGTAAAGCTCAAGCGGTAATAGGCGCTATTATTTCTAGCTCTCAAACACCCATTCCTCAAACAAAGGGAGCCTTATAG
- a CDS encoding methyl-accepting chemotaxis protein: protein MKIIRHNIRNKLLLLLCSSLLLLVVAFYIGFSSLQTVIEDYSYTIKQDVHYMTEVGELNVLFKTQVQEWKNTLIRGGDPKQLTKYWGSFNKHAGLIQEKYQYLLVTMPKQQPGYQYIRFFADSYPPMLAAYRKGYEAFVAARMDIALADARVKGIDRAPTENLNQAVMAMNSQIDTKKVVMDERGSSAFTITIIVVFMAILLTMALVTWFLDTRILKPLNRVNSVSKQIAQGDFTGSINSNTYDQIGQVSSNFNLIQDSLSQALSGIRGDVKTLGTTIEDLMLAFGNVKHGLVLQIDETKKLSTTMYDMTQSNDSVNAAINQANTFVSESNELANKGQLMFNDNVKTSQGMLEATHYASGIIADLKKDSDNIGNVVNVISGIADQTNLLALNAAIEAARAGEAGRGFAVVADEVRSLATKTQLSTQQISQNIAKLQNEADKAVTAMSQGKVQAEISLNQAKRSQEFVDKLHAAFNQISRLNLTIEKEMQVQKKQTDQINQFLNVIDTQSAKSQNETQVMEQASNVLASIYGSIASSIKGFQLKQS, encoded by the coding sequence TTGAAAATAATACGCCATAACATAAGAAACAAGCTGCTGTTATTGCTTTGTTCATCATTGTTGCTGTTGGTTGTCGCATTCTATATTGGGTTTTCTTCGTTGCAAACAGTGATTGAAGATTATAGTTACACCATCAAGCAAGATGTGCACTACATGACAGAAGTTGGTGAGCTTAATGTCTTGTTTAAAACCCAAGTGCAAGAGTGGAAAAACACTCTGATTAGAGGGGGGGATCCTAAGCAATTAACAAAATATTGGGGCAGTTTCAATAAGCATGCTGGGTTGATTCAAGAAAAATATCAATATCTACTTGTCACCATGCCTAAGCAACAACCTGGTTACCAATATATTAGGTTTTTTGCTGATAGTTACCCCCCTATGTTGGCTGCATATCGTAAAGGTTACGAAGCATTTGTTGCTGCACGAATGGATATTGCCTTAGCAGATGCCAGAGTAAAAGGCATTGACCGTGCGCCAACAGAAAACTTGAACCAAGCTGTTATGGCGATGAATAGTCAGATCGACACTAAAAAGGTTGTCATGGATGAGCGTGGTTCGTCAGCTTTTACTATTACGATAATTGTGGTTTTTATGGCAATATTATTAACCATGGCCTTAGTTACTTGGTTTTTAGATACGAGAATCTTAAAACCACTCAATCGGGTTAATAGTGTTTCAAAACAAATAGCTCAAGGTGATTTTACCGGGTCGATAAACAGTAACACTTATGACCAAATAGGCCAGGTCTCCAGCAACTTCAACCTAATACAGGATAGTTTGAGTCAAGCTCTAAGTGGCATCAGGGGAGATGTTAAAACACTAGGGACAACAATAGAAGATTTGATGCTTGCCTTTGGAAATGTAAAACATGGTTTAGTATTACAAATTGACGAAACTAAAAAACTTAGTACCACTATGTATGACATGACACAATCAAATGACTCGGTCAATGCTGCAATTAATCAAGCAAATACCTTTGTTAGTGAATCAAATGAACTTGCAAATAAAGGACAGCTTATGTTCAATGATAATGTCAAAACCAGTCAAGGTATGCTTGAGGCCACTCACTACGCCTCTGGTATCATTGCGGATTTGAAAAAGGACTCCGATAATATTGGCAATGTGGTGAATGTGATCAGTGGTATTGCCGATCAGACCAATTTGTTGGCCTTAAATGCCGCGATTGAGGCTGCTAGAGCTGGTGAAGCTGGACGTGGTTTTGCGGTGGTTGCCGATGAAGTACGTTCACTGGCAACCAAAACTCAACTGTCGACACAGCAAATTTCACAAAATATTGCTAAGTTACAAAATGAAGCAGATAAGGCAGTAACGGCCATGAGCCAAGGTAAAGTACAAGCTGAAATTAGCTTAAATCAGGCGAAAAGGTCACAGGAATTTGTAGATAAATTACATGCTGCGTTTAATCAAATCAGCCGTCTGAATCTGACGATAGAAAAAGAAATGCAGGTGCAAAAGAAGCAGACCGACCAGATTAACCAATTTTTAAACGTGATCGATACACAAAGTGCTAAGTCTCAGAACGAAACACAGGTAATGGAGCAAGCGTCTAATGTATTAGCCAGCATCTATGGCAGCATTGCTTCATCCATCAAGGGTTTTCAGCTCAAACAATCTTAG
- a CDS encoding aminodeoxychorismate/anthranilate synthase component II, whose product MNLQASQLNKQICVFLLDNFDSFTYNLVDELRTLGLELIVYRNSVSADVILQKMYDKAQQTDENGQTKLVMLMLSPGPGNPSQAGSMLTLLNLVKGQFPVLGICLGHQAIVESYGGKIIRADKVMHGKSSLIQHCTDKMFDGMPQPLPVARYHSLMASNMPEQLTVLANFEGIPMAVAHMKDKMLGFQFHPESILTSHGSQLLMQSIEFLTQDKV is encoded by the coding sequence GTGAACTTACAAGCCTCTCAATTGAATAAACAAATTTGTGTTTTTTTGTTGGATAACTTTGACTCATTTACATACAACTTAGTAGATGAACTGAGAACTCTTGGTCTTGAGTTAATTGTTTATCGCAATAGTGTTTCAGCAGACGTAATTTTACAAAAAATGTATGATAAGGCACAGCAAACTGATGAAAACGGTCAGACTAAACTAGTGATGCTAATGTTATCACCCGGACCGGGTAATCCATCTCAGGCAGGATCAATGCTAACGTTACTAAACCTAGTCAAAGGCCAATTCCCAGTGTTGGGTATTTGTTTAGGTCATCAAGCGATTGTTGAGTCTTATGGTGGCAAAATTATCCGTGCCGATAAAGTGATGCATGGTAAATCTTCTCTGATTCAGCACTGTACTGATAAGATGTTTGACGGCATGCCACAACCATTGCCAGTAGCCCGTTACCATTCGTTAATGGCCAGTAATATGCCTGAGCAATTAACTGTATTGGCAAACTTTGAGGGCATCCCTATGGCAGTGGCACATATGAAAGATAAGATGTTGGGATTTCAATTTCATCCTGAATCTATTTTGACATCTCATGGCAGTCAGTTGCTTATGCAAAGTATTGAATTCTTAACCCAAGATAAGGTTTAG
- the trpD gene encoding anthranilate phosphoribosyltransferase, producing MNQIIQTILQQLYQGQDLKLEDVTEVFSQVVTGQVDDIVLSSLLTALKIKGEQPEEIAGAAAALIANAAAFPRPDYEFADIVGTGGDGHNTINISSASAIVAASCGIKVAKHGNRSVSSKSGSADLFKAFDLELSMSPDTARQCLDQSNLCFLFAPNYHSGIRHAMPVRTTLKTRTLFNLLGPLVNPARPSHIVIGVYAPELLIPFAKTLQLLGYKKAMVVHGSGLDEFALHGNTQVVEVNDNELIQSSVSPADFGLENYPLDAIEGGEPEENKILIENVLIGKGQAAHQAAVAMNTAALLKLCGKVQTYAQGAEMAINAMQQQLPLATIKLSASISQNQ from the coding sequence ATGAACCAGATTATCCAAACAATCCTTCAGCAACTTTATCAAGGCCAAGACTTAAAGCTTGAGGATGTCACCGAAGTATTTTCACAAGTAGTAACCGGTCAGGTAGATGATATTGTTTTATCGTCTTTGCTCACCGCATTAAAAATCAAAGGCGAACAACCAGAAGAAATTGCCGGCGCCGCCGCTGCGCTTATAGCTAACGCAGCAGCATTTCCTCGCCCAGATTATGAATTTGCAGATATTGTGGGTACCGGTGGAGATGGCCATAATACGATTAACATCTCATCTGCATCAGCCATAGTTGCAGCAAGCTGCGGTATAAAAGTCGCTAAACACGGTAATCGTAGTGTCTCCAGTAAATCAGGCTCGGCAGATTTATTCAAAGCATTCGATTTAGAATTAAGCATGTCGCCTGACACCGCACGTCAATGTCTCGACCAATCAAACCTGTGTTTTTTGTTCGCGCCAAATTATCACTCGGGTATTCGACACGCGATGCCAGTGCGCACCACTCTAAAAACCCGTACCTTATTTAATTTACTGGGCCCGTTAGTCAATCCAGCTCGTCCCAGTCACATAGTTATCGGTGTTTATGCGCCAGAATTATTGATACCTTTTGCAAAAACGTTGCAACTTTTAGGTTATAAAAAAGCCATGGTAGTGCATGGCAGTGGATTAGATGAGTTTGCCTTACATGGCAATACCCAAGTAGTGGAAGTAAATGACAACGAATTGATACAAAGCAGTGTCTCTCCCGCTGACTTTGGACTTGAAAACTATCCGTTAGATGCCATTGAAGGTGGCGAGCCGGAAGAAAATAAAATCCTGATTGAAAATGTATTAATAGGTAAAGGCCAGGCAGCCCATCAAGCTGCAGTGGCTATGAATACCGCTGCATTATTAAAACTATGTGGCAAAGTACAAACTTATGCTCAGGGGGCTGAAATGGCAATTAATGCTATGCAACAACAGCTTCCATTAGCCACGATTAAATTGTCGGCTTCCATCAGTCAAAATCAATAA
- a CDS encoding L-threonylcarbamoyladenylate synthase: MSQFFYIHPENPQVRLIKQACELIHKGAVVVYPTDSGYSIGCHMDDKAALEQICRVRQIGKDHNFTLMCRDMSELSEYARVDNTAFRLIKNNTPGPYTFILKATKEVPKRLQSPKRRTIGIRIPDNKIALALLEELGEPMMSSTLILPGALVAESNPDDIRDELEKQVGLIIHGGFLGEQPTTVIDMSEGENIILRKGSGDTSPFV; the protein is encoded by the coding sequence ATGAGTCAGTTTTTTTATATCCATCCCGAGAACCCTCAAGTTCGCTTGATCAAGCAAGCTTGTGAGCTTATTCACAAAGGTGCTGTGGTGGTGTATCCCACCGATTCAGGCTATTCTATTGGTTGTCATATGGATGACAAAGCGGCCCTTGAACAAATTTGCCGAGTTCGTCAAATTGGCAAAGATCATAACTTTACGCTTATGTGCCGTGACATGTCTGAACTGTCCGAATATGCGAGAGTGGATAACACCGCTTTTAGACTGATCAAAAATAATACTCCCGGTCCTTACACTTTTATCCTCAAAGCGACAAAAGAAGTGCCTAAAAGACTGCAAAGTCCTAAACGCAGAACGATTGGTATCAGAATACCTGACAACAAAATTGCGTTGGCTTTGTTAGAAGAATTAGGCGAGCCGATGATGTCCAGTACACTTATATTACCGGGAGCTTTGGTTGCAGAGTCTAATCCCGATGACATTCGTGATGAATTAGAAAAGCAAGTTGGCTTGATCATTCATGGTGGATTTTTAGGTGAACAACCCACCACTGTTATTGATATGTCTGAGGGTGAAAATATTATTTTGAGAAAGGGCAGTGGCGACACTAGTCCTTTCGTCTAG
- the rluB gene encoding 23S rRNA pseudouridine(2605) synthase RluB — MSDKLQKVLANAGIGSRREMEKWIEAARISVNGKIATLGDRVEPSDKIRVDGNPLNKSNDTPACRVLMYNKPEGELCSRKDPEGRATVFDRLPAIKNGRWIAVGRLDINTSGLLLFTNDGELANRLMHPKHEVEREYSVRVFGEVEDMMLKRLTKGVQLEDGEAKFTEIVKKPGDEESQNTWYNVTLSEGRNREVRRLWESQGLQVSRLMRVRYGTLELQKRLPQGGWVELGLPDLNTLRQSVQLPVETETLIKIDPGKLDHVKISRMRRSVKKA, encoded by the coding sequence ATGAGCGACAAATTACAAAAAGTACTAGCTAACGCTGGAATAGGTTCGCGCCGCGAAATGGAGAAATGGATAGAGGCCGCACGTATTTCTGTCAATGGCAAAATTGCGACTTTAGGTGACAGGGTTGAACCCTCTGACAAAATACGCGTGGACGGCAATCCACTTAATAAGTCTAATGACACCCCTGCTTGCCGAGTATTAATGTACAACAAACCTGAAGGGGAGCTGTGCAGTCGTAAAGACCCTGAAGGTCGTGCAACCGTATTTGACCGACTACCCGCTATCAAAAATGGCCGCTGGATTGCGGTTGGTCGATTAGATATTAATACCAGTGGCTTGTTGTTGTTTACCAACGATGGCGAGCTGGCTAACCGACTAATGCATCCTAAACACGAAGTTGAGCGAGAGTATTCAGTACGCGTGTTTGGTGAAGTTGAAGATATGATGTTGAAGCGTCTCACCAAAGGTGTGCAACTAGAAGATGGTGAAGCCAAATTCACTGAAATTGTGAAAAAGCCCGGTGACGAAGAAAGTCAAAATACCTGGTATAACGTGACTTTATCTGAAGGCAGAAACCGTGAAGTCCGACGTTTATGGGAATCTCAAGGGTTACAAGTAAGCCGCTTGATGCGAGTACGTTATGGCACACTCGAATTACAAAAACGCCTTCCCCAAGGTGGCTGGGTTGAATTGGGATTACCTGATTTAAATACCCTAAGACAAAGTGTGCAATTGCCTGTTGAGACTGAGACTTTGATTAAGATTGATCCCGGTAAGTTGGATCATGTGAAGATTAGTCGCATGCGGCGCTCGGTTAAAAAAGCATAG